The DNA segment CGTCCTTGTGTTCGAGGTACCACCTGTGCGACGCAATCAGCGCGTCCTGATTCGAGAAACGCGATTTCCAGCCGAGCCTTTCCTCGATCTTCTGCGTCGACACGTACGAGTCTTTGTCCGCCGTGCCGTACACCCATTTGTACAGCGGCGAAATCCGCAGAAATTCAAACACGGCCAGAGTCCCTTTCACGAGCGCGGCCGGAGTGGGCTGCACCCGGGCGCCGTTGCCCGCGAAATCGCACAACGCCCCGACATCCGTTTTCACCTTGTCGAAATGCTGCGCGCCGACATTGAAGACGTCGTTGGCCAGCGCCGGATCGACCGACCCCGCAAGATAAATGGCATCGATCAGATCGGTGACCTCGAGCAGCTGGTACAGATTTTCGCCGCTGCCGATCACCGGGATGCGCTTGCCGGAGTCGACCCAGTCATACAGGATCTGAAACACCCCGAGCCGCGCGGTCCCGATAAAGGTCTTGGGCCGAATCACCGGCACGCACATGCCGCGCTCCCGGTACTGCGCGCACATGCGCTCCGACTCGATCTTGGTCGTCCCGTACGCCCCGACACCGACCAGCGGGTCGGATTCCACCAGGGGGTGTTTGTCCGGGACCCCGTAGACCGCGGTCGACGAGATATAGATCACGCGTTCGACGGCGAGTTCGGCCGCCAGTTCCAGTACGTTGCGCGTGCCGTTGATATTGGTCGACATGATTTCCTGCCTGGGCCAGAGCGGCAGCGCCGCGGCGGCGTGCACGATGATGTCGATTTTGTTGTCGCGGATCAGCGCGCGCATCTTCTCCTTGTCGCGCACGTCGACATTGACCAGCAGGCTGCCTTCGGGGTATTCGTTTTCGAAAAACGGCGCGATATCGTTAAACGCCAAAAACGCAACCCCTTTCGATGGGAGCTGCTGGGCGAGATGGTACCCGAGAAATCCGGCGCCGCCGGTGATAAGGACCCGCTTACCTTTCATCCGTCACCCTCTCTTAAAAATCCGGAAGCCGCCCGGAAAGCAAGAACGGCCGACCCGACCGGCAATATAGCGATTAACCTCTTGAAGAGAAAGCCGCGATCCGCCCGGTTATCGACGAGCCAGATACCGGCTCATGAGGGGAATACCGGGATTGAACAGCCGCGAGGTGTGTTCGAACTCGACGGTCGGCACGATCCGTCGCCCGCCGGACCATCGTATCAGCCGGTCGGCGAGACCGTCGACGCGGTCGATATCGACGACGGTGAATTCGAGTCCGACCATGGCCAGCCAGCCGGTCAGCGCCCTGCAGCCGCCGCAGGTCGAGGTTGTGTAGATCGTCACGGCGCCGGAGGGAGCGGCCCGGTGGTCGATGGTATCGCCGAACAAGCGCACCAGCAGCGCGCCCCGTGGCGCAAAGAAGAAGCCTCGGATCTTTTCATCGCCGATACGAAGCAACGGCAGGTAGTCGCGCCTGTTGTCGACCCACTGCAAAACGTCGGCCTCGACCTGAGTCGTTTCCTTGAGATTGACAACCGCAAGGTCGAGCTTGTATTTCCGCGCGGTTTCGACAATATCAGTGACGCCCTCGGTCCGGTCCGGGTAGTAGTATAAAAACAGCTTTTCGTGCTGCATGGTTGATTCCTCGTTCGATTCCCGAAACACGCGGCGCGGTGTTTCGGTTCACAAACTCAACGTCCGCCACGGGAGAACCCCTGATAATTGTATCGGGTTTGCTGAAATAAACCCCACCGGGGAGCTACTGCTTTTCTCCGGTCAATTCTGCTTACTTTTATCAGCCGCTGCCCGGCCCGCGCCGCCGATTGACATTGGCGCTGGCAAAAGCGCGAGGCCCTGGCTACCTTGCATAGACAAAGGAGCAACACGAACATGAACCAATTGAGTGTTATCGGCCATCGGACAGGAAAGAGTCGAGCGGCGATGGTTATCGCGGCTGCGGCGGTGGTATCGTTCTGCTCTCTCGCCGCGGCGTTTACCGGACCCAAACAGATTGCACAGCTTCACTGGCTGGAGGGTCACTGGCGCGGCATGCTGGGGGAAAACGTCTTCGAGGCCATCTACACATCTCCCGAAGGCGGCCAGATTCTGAGTGTCAGCAAGGAGTTCCCGCCCGACCGGCCGGCGTTCGTGGAGTTCGAACGTTTCCACATGGTCGACAGTTTCGTGGTGATGACGCCGTATCCCGGCGGCCGGGAAAGCGTGTCATTCACGATGACGGCGTTCGATTCGGAGGCGCGTCTCGCGAAATTCAGCAATCCCGATCACGACTTCCCGAACGACATCATCTATCAGGCGATCGGC comes from the Candidatus Zixiibacteriota bacterium genome and includes:
- a CDS encoding NAD(P)-dependent oxidoreductase, with product MKGKRVLITGGAGFLGYHLAQQLPSKGVAFLAFNDIAPFFENEYPEGSLLVNVDVRDKEKMRALIRDNKIDIIVHAAAALPLWPRQEIMSTNINGTRNVLELAAELAVERVIYISSTAVYGVPDKHPLVESDPLVGVGAYGTTKIESERMCAQYRERGMCVPVIRPKTFIGTARLGVFQILYDWVDSGKRIPVIGSGENLYQLLEVTDLIDAIYLAGSVDPALANDVFNVGAQHFDKVKTDVGALCDFAGNGARVQPTPAALVKGTLAVFEFLRISPLYKWVYGTADKDSYVSTQKIEERLGWKSRFSNQDALIASHRWYLEHKDELAHVKSGVSHRVGWDQGILKLVKRFL
- a CDS encoding glutaredoxin family protein encodes the protein MQHEKLFLYYYPDRTEGVTDIVETARKYKLDLAVVNLKETTQVEADVLQWVDNRRDYLPLLRIGDEKIRGFFFAPRGALLVRLFGDTIDHRAAPSGAVTIYTTSTCGGCRALTGWLAMVGLEFTVVDIDRVDGLADRLIRWSGGRRIVPTVEFEHTSRLFNPGIPLMSRYLARR
- a CDS encoding DUF6265 family protein, whose protein sequence is MNQLSVIGHRTGKSRAAMVIAAAAVVSFCSLAAAFTGPKQIAQLHWLEGHWRGMLGENVFEAIYTSPEGGQILSVSKEFPPDRPAFVEFERFHMVDSFVVMTPYPGGRESVSFTMTAFDSEARLAKFSNPDHDFPNDIIYQAIGGDSLVIEVTGVKDDGTRTGFTVNLRRIR